The Shewanella mesophila genome contains the following window.
ATTAGGATTAGCTAGGGTGTTACTCAGAGCGCTGTACACTAATGCTAATGTTCGTTTGCTGTTCATCTTTTTCAGCAACGAGCACGGCGTTTACATCTTCATTGAGGTCTTGTTGCATCTGAGCTAATCCTTCAGCCAATTGGGCGCTGATAGATGCATGTAGATCTGTGGTATCGATAATAATTTCGTCGGCAGTTACTGCGGTTGAAGCAGATAACAGCGCGATAGCAAAGACAGTTTTAAGGTTTATCATTTTGGTCGCCTCCGGGCGGCTAACTAGAGGGGTCAGACACTCCCCAATTACGTCGTAGAGGCTGTCTAACTTTATTCGTTTCATTGGCGCAAAATTTAACCAAAAACGCATTTCTTTACAAACGATAAAATGTAACAATGAGGATTAGAAAAACTAATTGAAATGTGAGACCAGGATCACTATGTCTAGACGTTTACCTCCCCTAAATGCGGTCAAAGCATTTGAAGCCGCGGCAAGGCATTTGAGTTTCACTCGAGCAGCTGAAGAACTTTTTGTAACGCAAGCAGCTGTTAGTCATCAGATTAAGGCGTTAGAGGAGTATTTAGGCCTTAAACTTTTCCGCCGTAAAAACCGATCTTTGCTATTAACGGAGGAGGGACAGGGATACTTTCTCGATATAAAAGATATTTTTGTGCAACTAGCCGATGCCACAGACCGTTTACTTGCGAGAAGTGCTATCGGTTCGCTTACGGTCAGTACTTCGCCCAGTTTTGCTATTCAGTGGCTAGTTCCAAGGCTAGCAAACTTCAGTGAGAAAAATCCTGATATCGATGTGAGGATCAAGGCGGTCGATAGTGAATCGAGTTCACTAACTGATGACGTGGATGTTGCGATTTATTACGGTATGGGGAATTGGCCTGGCGTTCGCGCCGATAAACTGCGTAATGAGGTATTGATCCCTGTCTGTTCACCTATGTTACTTAACGGGCCTAAGCCATTATCTCAGCCAAGTGATCTTAAATTTCACACTTTATTGCATGACTCTAGCCGCCAAGATTGGCAGGCGTGGTTTAGGCAGTGTGGCATTAATGATATTA
Protein-coding sequences here:
- a CDS encoding transcriptional regulator GcvA, which translates into the protein MSRRLPPLNAVKAFEAAARHLSFTRAAEELFVTQAAVSHQIKALEEYLGLKLFRRKNRSLLLTEEGQGYFLDIKDIFVQLADATDRLLARSAIGSLTVSTSPSFAIQWLVPRLANFSEKNPDIDVRIKAVDSESSSLTDDVDVAIYYGMGNWPGVRADKLRNEVLIPVCSPMLLNGPKPLSQPSDLKFHTLLHDSSRQDWQAWFRQCGINDINVNQGPIFSHSSLVLQAAAHGQGVALGYSVLARPDIKAGRLVCPFPEVLVSKNAYYLVCQQNHAEVGKIAAFREWMLDMFEEESRSELLPG